tcctgataactgcaccgacagttgatcttttctctccaagttgctttccgattctcttgtagcccatcccagccttgtgcagatcaacaatcttgtccctgatgtccgagaaagctctttggtcttgcccatggtggtgatgttggatgctggttgtttgggtgttgacaggtgtcttttatacaggtaacgaggtgaggcaggtgtatttgatgtagataattggttcggattggggctgtgtcttaaagaaagactaactagcttgtaggagccagaatacttgctgtttgtccagggggtcaaatacttgtttttcctcatcagatggttatcaattttaataaattcatatgatgtgattttctggaattttctttgggattctgtctttcactgttagaatgtacatatgattacaattgtagatttttgcattctttgtaagtgggcaaacctgcaaaatcagcaaggggtcaaataattatttcccccactgtacatgctacaactggctggaatcattgcacacatcctctccaaggagtgcaccagctgtaaaatgtcctggaggaagttcatgcagcaactggcaaAGTAGCTGACAGCGGAGTTtatgaaggaaaaaaagggcAGCGGCGCACGGTCTGAACAGCGCTGCGCACCGCAGCAGACACCAAAACGGAGGCAGTGCcaggttaggttataaatgttcaaataacatacttttaattgttatttggctgtaaattatgttaaatgaatttcccccaatatgtttcgggacatgaatgtatgaaataatcacggtttagcctactatgccatgatatgatatcaagggcGTTGTATAGAATCAACAGCCatgtgcaatttagctagcaggtgaaggtgaaactaaaaatgtgcaagaactatagactaatacaggcttaaatgaactgacaacataagttatacgacttacagttctcaaggatgcacacatgccatctcaaccgggtcctccggacagcctgtctcttttttctttctccctttttctctgAGTGGCACGTGTGCCCACTCGCtttgtgaagcgcgtgtccgtgCTATTCTTGGACGTGCTTTCTAACGATCGCTGCTGATAGAcgttttacacatttccatgaatcatggatgtgttgatgacataaatgaggaaatattagaggacttaaggagatgtgatgttgaactacggtgggattggacactcaatgcactcctggtggagcgggtggacggagatagagtggggggggaggagagaggggcacaacaggtgcaggtctTGCATttggcccacgctccatggctgcagcaatcctctccagacttgggaagatgcgcccgagaggccgcagcaacatcacCACTcgtttattactttgccgcatctcggatagctcccgctggcgtgccccaggcaaatccgccgttataatagcaatccgccatggaacaagcgcacctgctcttaaagggaatgtgggatgaccctctgattggttattttcacgttacacccaaaccacacctagttacttcagaccaacccatttaagatttgcgtcgggcgcaagactcatttatcccgccgatataatagcaacagcgcccaagatccgcccacaaagctacttgcgtttcacgtttgatacttacGTGTCAGATcgttaaaggtatagtggaggattttcacgaattttagaaaagaaccgccctctgtactttttgaaaaaaatgcacatgcgcaacgctcaagttgctgtcggcatggctcaaacaagcctactttccaaaagaagatttgcactttttcacaaattgagatgtttaccgtgtgtgcgcggtgcgtgacttgtgccagggctagcatcgctaatcatagcttacatcaactttttctagcagtgattttaaatagatttctccaaatagcatgccaaactttacctgtggagtagaaacttaacgactgaggcatcagtgggaagcccaacctgtgcttttagcgcacgccagcgtgtgaaatattctcccaaaagcttcaatgaatggctgaaaccgtagctcaagctcaccacacatatacacctgaaagctagggacgtgcacgtacgacggccttacgtaaacatatcaccagaatgattgacaactaggaggaccaaaagtcttgatgatccacccggaaaaagaaaatcctccactataccttttaaaATAGGACCCTTAATGTTGTTTGTGGTCTGTCGTGGATTTCTTATCATGCTTCACATTGACTGAGGTGAGAAGCACAAACTGGCATTAGACCGTGGGCATGTGTTGCACAAGGCTAGGTTATGTAACTTTCACAGGCCCGCTTGGGAAGTTTTAGAGGGTAATGATGCCTAGTGAGCTGGCTCAGGCTCGAAAAAGGCAGCATTACCCTGCTCAAATAGCCCAAAAACTGGTTAAATAGGCCTGATGTGTTAGTGGGTCCAGATTTCTTCTTATCAGAAAAATGTGTACAGTAACTGTCTGGATAATGAAGACTCAGCAGAGGTTTTGACTGTATTGGTCATAACTGTACAGAACGGAGACAAACGCTGGGAGGCCAGCAAGAATGTTTTGCTGTGTTTAGAAGGCAGAGTTAGCATTTCAGTAACCATTAGATCTCAGTAACAGAGGTGAAACAACCAATTTTAATGTTTGCACAGATGTCTGAAAAACCTTAAGGACAAGGGCACACAGTCTGTTTATGTTATGATTAAGATAACACTGGGTAGTATTGTCTATTCTTATAATTATGAAGTTTGGAGGGTTTATGAGAGGTTAAAATGAGTTGAACGGAAGTGTCATACTCTCATATACTAAAATCAAATTACTTGATTACATTTGATACATAAATGCTATATATGATTTATATAATACAAAAAACACCTTTATTACAGAACAATACTCATCAAGAAAGATCAAGTGATAGATTATCAATGGTTGTTTTTCAATGGTTGTTTCCTTTGTCTCCAGGTGCTGCTGGTGTCTTGGTTGGACACCCATTTGACACAGTTAAGGTGGGCAATTTTTAAGGcacaatgtaatttattttatttatttataataacttTTTAGACCTTTTTATGTAATCTTCTGTTTAAATGCACCTTGTTTAAATATACcaacaaacttaaaaacaaactatttaTTAACTGTTAAAGAgatatctctgtgtgttttcagcatATGTAGTTGCCATGTTGTCACTGGACATTGTAGATGGCTAACTGAATTGAACTATgccagggtttcccgcagcactttgcagcttAGGCAGCCGGGCCTACCGCCTTAACtaggttgtaaaaaaaaaaacaacgtgacTTTGCAGAACGCATtaaaaattcaaaataatatCGGTACTACCGAGGACGGATTCAGTTTAAATCAAAcagtgccaaatttcggtacccACCCCCGGTCTGATGGCAATCCCTACccgcaccttaactaacacattTTCTGCGGGAAACCCTGTAAGCTCATTGCTAATTTCTTGCTATGTCAGTAGAGAAAGTGGTTTATCTAATCACTGAAGAGTGTCTTCTTTCCCAGGTGAGACTGCAGGTCCAGAGTGTTGACAAGCCTCTGTACCGTGGGACCTATCACTGTTTCCAGTCCATCATACGGCAGGAGACGGTACGTGGATTTATTTCCCATACAAGTCTAATGCTAATATATGCAAGCAGTAATATTACTGATAAGTGACTATGTTTGCTTTGCTAGCTTGGCTCTGACGTATGTGAAGGTTTTCCAGTCTATAGAGTTtattaaaatacatgtttttatttcttcaggGGGTTTGTTGCTATGTATCATCTACCTTCCTGGGCTGTAAAGCTGTGAGCCTGCTGTTCACGATGACATCTATGCAAGTTATGTTTGTCAGAACCTATTAGTAAGGTCCAGCCACCTCGGCTGTTATGGTCTACAGTTAAGTCAGTGAGGTCAGACTGACCTGATAGAGTCTTAACACTGAATGGAATACCTTAAAGGGACAGATCACAATTTAAAGACCTGGTTGTGAGCAGATTCATGTAGggacttttttctttctaccgAATTAGACCCACCAACCGTATCACCGTGCAGAAGGAAGTGTACTCATTTTGGTTAATGTTCCAGCTGTACAGCTAACtgagctaactagctaacggcaGCTAGATTATAGTGAtgtgtgaaaacattttgtttaatgtgaTGATTCTGACCCTCTTCACAGGTATTTGGTTTGTACAAAGGCATCGGATCCCCCATGATGGGCCTTACATTCATCAATGCTATAGTGTTTGGTGTTCAGGGAAACACCATGCGGTTCCTGGGACAGGACACCCCCATGAACCAGTTCCTTGCTGGTGCAGCAGCAGGTGCCATCCAGTGTGTCATCTGCTGCCCTATGGAGCTGGCTAAAACCCGCATGCAAATGCAGGGTACTGGGGAGAAGAAGTCTTCTAGGAAGTTGTACAAGAATTCCCTGGACTGCTTGGCACGCATCTACAATCGGGAGGGTCTGCGGGGCGTAAACAGAGGCATGGTCACGACATTAATCCGTGAGACACCTGGCTTTGGAGTGTATTTCCTGGCCTATGATGTAATGACACGCAGCCTTGGCTGTGAGCCGGATGACCGCTACATGATCCCCAAACTGCTGTTTGCAGGGGGCATGGCTGGCATTGCCTCCTGGCTTTCCACCTACCCTGTGGATGTGATCAAATCGCGGCTGCAGGCAGACGGGGTGGGTGGAGTCAACCAGTACAGCGGCATCGCTGACTGTGTGCGACAGAGTATCAGGAGAGAGGGCTACATGGTGTTCACACGAGGCCTCACCTCCACGCTGCTACGGGCGTTCCCTGTGAATGCAACTACCTTTGCTACCGTCACCCTTATCCTCATGTACGCCCGGGGGGTGGAGGAGGGGCCTAAAGACTGTGAGCAGGCTCAGCCAAGCCACCACACACAGATAAAGCAGCAGGCCCAACCCTCCAGCCTGTGACAGCACAGAGGTCTCAACCTGGGCACTTTACAGGACCATGGATtatataaacatacaaacactTTATAAATGTCTGACTCAGTCTCACACCAGACCCCCCATTtcgagaagaaaaaaaacctggtTTATATAAACACGTGTTTTTACTTTCATGTCACAAAGGCaactatatttatttttagctaTAATTTAAGTTTTAGGTTTGCCACTGAAGATGCAGACTTGTACAAGGGGATGGTGTTACCTATGATAAGATGGAGAAAATGGAGCTATGAGATTCATGAAAGTTTTTCTGTGAGAATGATCTTGTGTGACACTGATTATGACTTGTTACTGAGCCACAAAACTAAGGGTGTGGCTACATGGTGTGTACAGTGTAGACACTGAAGGTTGATATCTGTCTTGAAATGTGCAGTGTTTCGCTGCACCTGTATATATCATTGGTTTTAgttctgtttttaaatgtcaattgGAGACATTTCCCTGCCTTATAatatgaatttttttattttgtttaaggAAGCTGAAGCACCTGTTTGTAGCTGAACTGTATCCTCTGAGGAGCCAAGCAAGAGGGCGATGGAATGTAGCATTTGATAAGTACAAAGAACTTATCATTTGTGTCTGCTTTCTAACCAAATAACATATTGCAGCTATAATCTAATCCTAACTAAAGCACTATTACTCCATGCAGCACATGTCAGTACAGAAATCCACTGGTCTAAAGGGCTCTTCCGGGTCTGAATGTGTAGTGGGTCTGCGTGTGAATCAGGATGGTAGGTGGTGTTAGGTCTTGTTTGGTCTGTTTagcatgttgtgtttttttaccaaataatGTGAAGTGTTATCATTGTAACTGTACTACTGTAATAAAGGCCTGATCCAGAAGTGGAACATGGCGCTACGTGTGGGTGTGGCACCACACTAGTTCcactatttttgtaaattttagttttaaaatagCTTTTAAAACTGCACATTATATGATTATTGTAGGGTCAGAAATGCATGCTAGGTGGTCTCTCTTTaaagttttagaaaaagttAAAACTGGGAGGGTCAGCATTTAGGATGGCCCTCATTCCTttttctctcccacagacagcacttttttttttaactgcctAGATACGCCTTACCCACATTTCTGTTTGGAAGTCTTTAATTAGTGATGCCACTAATTGAGAATGCCAGCCCAGTTTATCATATTTGCTGCCCAtaggtgctgcctgagcaagcacagcccACTCAGTGGCTTgttttgaatttggttgaccaataacaacagagtgggccagctgaccaatcagagcagactgtaGCTCAGACTGTAGGCCTGGCAAGCTTGATTCCTTTTAAGGATTCAggttattctgagtcactcactaaactgatcCGGGTTGTGCGAGTCACTTGTCAGTATTGCTATTTTGCaatgtgtctgactgtctgctCGATCTAATTGCATTTAAACATACTacatttatacatcaaaacctacagtaggcctagctaggctatgtgcagaacattgtatgttatttcagaagtgaaagaattGGTTTTGTTGTGGTTTTCAAAAACCCTCAGCTCGAGGAGAGAATTCACTCACTCGTCTGCTACAGATCCACTTATAGCCAGCTGATTTGTGCGATTGACTGACTTGCGCGAAAACTCACGAATCATCAACAACTCGCTAGTCATCGAAGACTCATGAGTTCTTGAGTTAGTCCCATGGTCTgcgagcttgcaatgtttccggCTCTGAGTCTGCAGGTCGGGAAGTTCCTATAACCTGTCTTGgactgtctctctgctcactcagtcacttgagttgacttgtggagttgtCGTTGCCTACGAAATTGTAAGTCATAAAGCTTTTGGCTAGGACTAGTAGTAGCTAGGGTTGCAAAA
This genomic window from Perca flavescens isolate YP-PL-M2 chromosome 18, PFLA_1.0, whole genome shotgun sequence contains:
- the slc25a29 gene encoding mitochondrial basic amino acids transporter, with the translated sequence MDFVAGCIGGAAGVLVGHPFDTVKVRLQVQSVDKPLYRGTYHCFQSIIRQETVFGLYKGIGSPMMGLTFINAIVFGVQGNTMRFLGQDTPMNQFLAGAAAGAIQCVICCPMELAKTRMQMQGTGEKKSSRKLYKNSLDCLARIYNREGLRGVNRGMVTTLIRETPGFGVYFLAYDVMTRSLGCEPDDRYMIPKLLFAGGMAGIASWLSTYPVDVIKSRLQADGVGGVNQYSGIADCVRQSIRREGYMVFTRGLTSTLLRAFPVNATTFATVTLILMYARGVEEGPKDCEQAQPSHHTQIKQQAQPSSL